One window from the genome of Methanoculleus sp. 7T encodes:
- a CDS encoding SDR family NAD(P)-dependent oxidoreductase, which yields MAEQTILVTGSTDGIGKATAHVLARQGHRVLLHGRNRGKGRAVLDELEESTGSDRLALFIADLSVQERVRGLAEEVGEACDRIDVLINNAGVFMPERNIAPGGIEATFAVNYLALFLLTHDLLPLLSASGPARIVNVASIAHRSVRSVDWENLPGFDDYDAYDAYATSKLGVVAFTARLARVLSRTRVTANCLHPGVIDTKLLRAYTGGQGGAPPERGAEVEAYLATSPDLGEVSGKYFEATRWARPSHLALDPEVQERFWEMGLELTGVEEWRPSRGRVYAE from the coding sequence ATGGCAGAGCAAACCATCCTAGTCACGGGCTCGACGGACGGTATCGGGAAGGCGACCGCACACGTCCTAGCCCGACAGGGCCATCGCGTGCTGCTCCACGGCAGGAACCGGGGAAAAGGGCGTGCCGTCCTCGATGAACTGGAAGAATCTACCGGCTCCGACCGGCTAGCCCTCTTCATCGCCGATCTCTCGGTGCAGGAGCGTGTCCGGGGTCTCGCGGAGGAGGTCGGCGAGGCGTGCGATAGGATCGACGTGCTCATCAACAACGCCGGAGTCTTCATGCCTGAGCGCAACATTGCGCCCGGCGGGATCGAGGCGACGTTTGCCGTGAACTACCTCGCTTTATTCCTGCTCACCCACGACCTTCTCCCGCTTCTCTCCGCAAGCGGCCCTGCAAGGATCGTCAACGTCGCCTCGATTGCCCACCGGAGCGTGCGGTCGGTCGACTGGGAGAACCTCCCGGGTTTTGACGACTACGACGCCTATGATGCCTACGCTACCTCGAAACTCGGGGTCGTCGCCTTCACCGCCCGGCTCGCCCGGGTCCTCTCGAGGACGAGGGTGACGGCGAACTGCCTTCACCCGGGAGTGATCGACACCAAACTGCTCCGGGCTTATACCGGCGGTCAGGGCGGCGCTCCGCCGGAACGGGGAGCGGAAGTGGAGGCGTACCTCGCTACCTCCCCGGATCTCGGGGAGGTGAGCGGCAAGTACTTCGAGGCGACTCGATGGGCCCGTCCGTCGCACCTCGCCCTGGACCCGGAGGTCCAGGAGCGGTTCTGGGAGATGGGGCTCGAACTTACCGGGGTGGAGGAGTGGCGGCCGTCTCGGGGGAGAGTATATGCAGAATAA
- a CDS encoding PAS domain-containing protein: protein MTPTTPASGCKAPAPTLAQGDGILIVDADEKIVQINTILQNLLGVTQEELAGADALQTIRRHLAPMLRDEGACGQVIALLQGGPDSQSLTVDVRIPEIGIRRLSVTTSAVDTAGPEIQLLIFHDTGEGDAEFFRDAIEASPITVFAQDHGLRYIWVCGPQQSGFLPAGIVGSTDADLFGPEDAARLTELKRRIMETGEVVRGELPLTIDGAVRTFDQTLKPMRDSDGRVKGVLGTLFDITGRQQAVEALARSERQLATLMSNLRGMAYRCKFDREWTMEFVSEGALRVTGYAPEDLIGNRRVAYGDLIHPDDRERVWEEVSSGFSRQMPFQTTYRLIGATGEEKWVWEQGRGVPEPGGGVVALEGYITDITDRVRAEAALAESEERLRSIFSTSHAVMLIIDAETGAIVDANPAASAYYGYPHDILTAMRITDINVLGERETFRAMQKAEAGEEQHFIVRHRLADGRVRDVDVFSGRVVVHGRAFLHSIIHDVTERRQAEEQFRALLDAIPDAAMLIDRDGTLLALNEVMAARFGKSVGEILGTCAYDLLTPELAATRRELTNQAVALGKPLRHIDERGGLVLENVLFPVPGARAGAEWVAVISRDITRQSELERVRKEAFDRIEENIEQFATLGDHVRQPLQVILGMACLLEDERATKAIQQEVGRINGYITQLDQGWIESRKIREFLRRHELV, encoded by the coding sequence ATGACACCAACGACGCCTGCAAGCGGGTGCAAGGCACCGGCCCCTACCCTGGCACAGGGCGATGGAATTCTCATCGTTGATGCCGATGAAAAGATCGTGCAGATCAATACGATCCTGCAGAACCTCCTCGGCGTGACACAAGAGGAACTCGCAGGAGCAGACGCTCTGCAGACCATCCGGAGGCACCTCGCACCGATGCTCCGGGACGAAGGAGCCTGCGGGCAGGTTATCGCCCTCCTGCAGGGCGGGCCGGATTCCCAGTCGCTCACCGTGGACGTCCGGATCCCGGAGATCGGCATTCGTCGGCTGTCCGTCACGACCAGCGCGGTCGACACCGCCGGACCCGAAATCCAGCTTCTCATCTTCCACGACACCGGAGAGGGGGACGCCGAGTTCTTTCGGGATGCCATTGAGGCGTCGCCCATAACCGTCTTTGCCCAAGACCACGGCCTGCGCTATATATGGGTCTGCGGTCCGCAACAGTCCGGGTTCCTCCCGGCCGGCATTGTCGGGAGCACGGATGCCGACCTCTTCGGCCCGGAAGACGCCGCACGGCTGACCGAACTCAAACGTCGCATCATGGAGACTGGAGAGGTGGTGAGGGGGGAGCTGCCCCTCACCATCGACGGGGCCGTCCGCACCTTCGACCAGACGCTCAAGCCTATGAGAGACAGCGATGGAAGGGTGAAAGGGGTTCTCGGAACCCTGTTCGATATCACCGGGCGGCAGCAGGCGGTTGAGGCGCTTGCGAGGAGCGAACGTCAACTCGCCACCCTGATGAGCAACCTCCGAGGTATGGCCTACCGGTGCAAGTTCGACCGCGAATGGACGATGGAGTTCGTGAGCGAGGGGGCGCTGAGGGTTACCGGCTACGCCCCGGAAGACCTCATCGGCAACCGGCGGGTCGCCTACGGCGACCTCATCCACCCTGACGACCGGGAGCGGGTGTGGGAAGAGGTCTCCTCCGGTTTTTCGAGGCAGATGCCGTTTCAGACGACGTACCGGTTGATCGGCGCAACCGGCGAGGAGAAATGGGTCTGGGAGCAGGGGCGGGGCGTTCCCGAGCCCGGGGGCGGGGTCGTGGCGCTCGAAGGCTACATCACCGATATCACCGATCGCGTCAGGGCCGAGGCCGCGCTCGCGGAGAGTGAGGAACGGCTCCGGAGCATCTTTTCCACAAGCCATGCGGTTATGCTGATCATCGACGCCGAGACCGGCGCCATCGTCGATGCGAACCCTGCGGCGAGCGCCTACTACGGCTACCCGCACGATATCCTTACCGCGATGCGGATCACCGACATCAACGTCCTCGGTGAGAGAGAGACGTTTCGGGCGATGCAAAAGGCAGAGGCTGGTGAGGAACAACACTTCATCGTCCGTCATCGGCTGGCCGACGGTCGGGTCCGGGATGTAGACGTCTTCAGTGGGCGCGTGGTCGTTCACGGACGAGCGTTCCTGCACTCCATCATCCACGACGTCACCGAGCGGAGGCAGGCTGAGGAGCAGTTCCGGGCGCTCTTGGACGCGATACCCGACGCGGCTATGCTCATCGACCGTGACGGGACCCTCCTCGCTCTGAACGAGGTGATGGCGGCGCGGTTCGGGAAGAGCGTCGGGGAGATCCTCGGAACGTGCGCCTACGACCTCCTTACGCCGGAACTGGCCGCGACGCGGCGGGAACTGACCAACCAGGCCGTTGCCTTGGGGAAGCCGCTCAGGCATATCGATGAGCGGGGAGGCCTCGTCCTTGAGAACGTCCTCTTCCCGGTCCCCGGTGCACGGGCGGGCGCCGAGTGGGTGGCGGTCATATCGCGCGACATCACCCGCCAGAGCGAACTTGAACGGGTCCGCAAAGAGGCTTTCGACCGGATCGAAGAGAACATCGAGCAGTTTGCGACCCTCGGCGACCATGTCAGGCAGCCTCTGCAGGTGATCCTCGGGATGGCGTGCCTGCTCGAAGATGAGCGGGCGACCAAAGCGATTCAGCAGGAGGTCGGGCGGATCAACGGCTACATTACGCAGCTCGACCAAGGCTGGATCGAGTCAAGGAAGATCCGGGAGTTCCTCCGGCGGCACGAGTTGGTGTAG
- a CDS encoding HD domain-containing protein — MDERTAMMLEYVKTAFQESGAHGFDHTARVVRLCEVLGAREGADMDILIPAALFHDIARPLEEETGVPHEEEGARRAESFLRSIHYPEDLIPKVVHAVRAHRYSSGITPKTQEARILSDADNLDAMGAVGVARTFLQAGERGGGIAEATGHIHEKLLNLKALMYTESARSIAERRHAFLNTFLETLDDEMLAGLSPSSGAGPDTHGPE, encoded by the coding sequence ATGGACGAACGGACGGCCATGATGCTGGAGTACGTCAAGACAGCGTTTCAGGAATCGGGTGCTCACGGCTTTGACCACACGGCAAGAGTCGTCCGCCTCTGCGAGGTGCTCGGCGCACGTGAAGGGGCGGATATGGATATCCTCATCCCGGCCGCCCTCTTCCACGACATCGCACGTCCCCTCGAAGAAGAGACGGGCGTCCCCCACGAAGAGGAGGGAGCGCGGAGAGCGGAGTCGTTCCTCCGTTCCATACACTACCCCGAAGACCTCATCCCCAAGGTTGTCCATGCCGTCCGTGCGCACAGGTACAGTTCGGGCATAACCCCAAAGACACAGGAGGCCCGGATACTCTCGGATGCAGACAACCTGGATGCGATGGGCGCGGTCGGCGTCGCTAGGACGTTTCTGCAGGCAGGGGAACGGGGAGGGGGCATCGCGGAGGCGACCGGGCACATCCATGAAAAATTGCTGAACTTAAAGGCTCTCATGTATACGGAGAGCGCCCGGAGCATCGCGGAACGCAGGCATGCGTTCCTCAACACCTTCCTCGAAACCCTGGATGACGAGATGCTTGCCGGACTCTCACCTTCGTCGGGGGCGGGGCCTGATACCCACGGCCCCGAGTAG
- the hypD gene encoding hydrogenase formation protein HypD, translating into MAVGKEILDTLHSLVDREITLMHICGTHEAAIARAGLRSILPEGLKIVMGPGCPVCITPQGEIDAALDLVEKDCTIATYGDLLRVPGSKGSLESSGGDVRVVQGVHKAVEIARKEPDRDVVFISVGFETTAPTVAATILSRPPENFSILSCHRLVPPAMEWLLNQGEASLQGFILPGHVCTVMGYEEYERFPVPQVVAGFEPEDILLGLVMAVRQIREGVHRVDNAYPRAVSREGNVKAKRLMYEVFEPFDVEWRGFPVIPKSGLRLKPEFEGYDAQKKYDIEIRHVDKHSACICDKVLRGIARPSDCRLFGKACTPRTPVGPCMVSHEGACKIWHLYESRRA; encoded by the coding sequence ATGGCGGTTGGTAAGGAAATCCTCGATACGCTCCACTCTCTCGTCGACCGGGAGATCACCCTCATGCATATCTGCGGCACCCATGAAGCGGCGATCGCGCGCGCCGGACTCCGGAGCATCCTCCCCGAAGGGCTCAAGATCGTGATGGGGCCGGGCTGTCCGGTCTGCATCACGCCGCAGGGCGAGATCGATGCCGCGCTCGACCTGGTGGAGAAGGACTGCACTATCGCCACCTACGGGGATCTGTTGCGTGTCCCGGGGTCGAAGGGGTCGCTCGAGTCGAGCGGCGGCGACGTCCGGGTGGTGCAGGGCGTCCACAAGGCAGTGGAGATTGCCCGAAAAGAACCGGACCGGGACGTCGTCTTCATATCGGTAGGGTTCGAGACCACCGCGCCGACCGTCGCCGCCACGATCCTCTCCCGCCCGCCGGAGAACTTCTCGATCCTCTCGTGCCACAGGCTTGTCCCGCCTGCTATGGAGTGGCTCCTTAACCAAGGGGAGGCATCGCTTCAGGGGTTCATCCTCCCCGGGCACGTCTGCACGGTGATGGGCTACGAGGAGTACGAGCGGTTCCCTGTCCCGCAGGTGGTCGCGGGGTTCGAGCCCGAGGATATCCTCCTCGGCCTCGTCATGGCGGTGCGGCAGATCCGCGAGGGCGTGCACCGGGTGGACAACGCCTACCCGCGCGCAGTCTCCCGGGAGGGGAACGTCAAGGCGAAGCGCCTCATGTACGAGGTCTTCGAGCCGTTCGATGTCGAGTGGCGCGGGTTCCCGGTTATCCCGAAGTCGGGGCTCCGCCTGAAGCCGGAGTTCGAGGGCTACGACGCTCAGAAGAAGTACGATATCGAGATCCGGCACGTGGATAAGCACTCCGCCTGTATCTGCGACAAGGTGCTGCGCGGTATCGCCCGGCCTTCGGACTGCAGGCTCTTCGGGAAGGCCTGCACCCCGCGCACCCCCGTCGGACCCTGCATGGTCAGCCACGAGGGTGCGTGCAAGATATGGCACCTCTACGAATCGAGGAGGGCCTGA